One genomic region from Quercus robur chromosome 4, dhQueRobu3.1, whole genome shotgun sequence encodes:
- the LOC126723693 gene encoding uncharacterized protein LOC126723693 → MDQFFLIHAENTHRLIKKLEIARPVHPCASCSLLCERTVERNEAVLCSDAHHKTHHNHYSPPLFSSKNPNTITRITAYPFSHSPKPRSLSIINSANESNSLSPKPGQFRVDVLSESLPFIQKFRGKTIVVKYGGAAMKSQALQASVVNDLVLLACVGLRPVLVHGGGPEINLWLKRLNIEAVRS, encoded by the coding sequence ATGGACCAGTTCTTTCTCATTCACGCTGAAAATACGCAccgtttaattaaaaaactggAGATTGCGCGTCCTGTTCATCCTTGCGCGTCCTGTTCATTGCTTTGTGAGCGTACTGTTGAGCGAAATGAAGCTGTTCTCTGTTCTGATGCCCATCACAAAACGCACCATAACCACTATTCACCTCCCTTGTTCTCTTCTAAAAACCCAAACACCATAACCCGCATCACCGCCTACCCATTTTCCCACTCTCCAAAACCACGCTCTCTCTCCATCATAAACTCCGCCAATGAATCAAACTCACTCTCGCCCAAACCGGGTCAGTTCCGAGTCGACGTTCTCTCTGAATCGCTACCCTTCATCCAGAAATTCCGGGGCAAGACCATCGTCGTCAAGTACGGCGGCGCCGCCATGAAATCCCAAGCTCTCCAAGCCTCCGTCGTCAACGACCTCGTCCTCCTCGCCTGCGTCGGCCTCCGCCCCGTCCTCGTCCACGGCGGCGGCCCCGAGATCAATCTCTGGCTCAAACGCCTCAACATCGAGGCCGTAAGAAGTTAA
- the LOC126723694 gene encoding putative disease resistance protein At3g14460 — protein sequence MAVFLGQALATSIIQVALDRLASREVIDYFKGRKLNQKMLQKLEFVLLSANSVLIDAEEKQFTNSAVKKWLDELKDAVYVADDLLDEIATEAKFQTRTKKVWHSISTLFDKTIQSKLENVLGILQILIEQTKVHNLKEVADRVPLPPRQLTTSCPEEYGVYGRDIDKEEIFKKLQLDNASGDEICVVPIVGMGGVGKTTLARLVYNDNRVKENFDLKAWVCVSDSFDGFRIAKTILEEITLSKCDISLNLLQIRIRESLKGKKFLLVLDDVWNESYIAWDEFLTMFRCEAKEIKIIITTRSEIVASIVHPISVHHLMQLSEEECWLLFAKHAFKNGKSSENLDIELIGREIVRKCKGLPLAAKALGGMLQSTQDQREWNHILESDIWDLPGGESSILPALRLSYNYLPSHLKRCFTYCSIFPKDYEFSKEELVLLWMAEDLLLKPKGNESMEEIGEQYFNELISRSFFQQSNNDEPCFIMHDLFNDLAKFISGEFCFRQEIDNSREITKKMRHLSYFRTEFDVPKKFEVSYEAKNLRTFLGLELPSMSFIRYNNISTVEVNKLLCTFKCLRALSLSLYGLLAVLPDSVGNLKHLRYLDLNGTWIKGLPDSVCGLYNLQTLLLRNCCSLIELPNNLGRLVNLRHLDIRGTHLKGMPMHMGKLRSLQNLSDFYVGKGEHSGSNIKELGELPHLSGSLCISNLENVCQTRDAKEVNLKDKKGLSELKLKWERDHENYDSEHERDVLEQLCPHTNLKSLSIISYYGAEYPSWLGACSFSNMVSLKLDDCRYCSSLPPLGPLPTLEKLSFERMLEWKEWFTNEGGVFPTLRELRIIECPKLTGNLPSLLPSLSVIEIRDCPQLVASLPSPSALHELALTNCDMVVLKELSPKLQSLGIGGCHVTLLEGGLPTTLKTLQINGVLQLPGSHYYPSIESLKVNKGPGSLWSLPLEFFPKLKSIEISHSDNLESLSASDKSVLDLTSLTKLTIRFCPNFVSFPSGGLCAPNLTQITISFCEKLKSLAEGMHTLLPSLLYLELRDCPELESFPEGGLPSNLQILEINWCDKLFLRRMEWGLQSLHSLREIEISYHGREVGSFPEEAWLPPSLIRLNIVFPQLTSLNGRGFQHLTLLKQLEIWVCHKLQCLPEEGFPASLSFLDIYECPLLEKRYRRKNGKEWRKISHIPIIRIDNVVIT from the coding sequence ATGGCTGTCTTCCTGGGACAAGCACTTGCCACTTCAATTATTCAGGTGGCACTTGATAGGCTGGCTTCTCGTGAGGTCATAGACTACTTCAAGGGAAGGAAACTCAATCAGAAAATGCTACAAAAATTAGAGTTTGTGCTGTTATCTGCTAACTCAGTGCTCATTGATGCAGAGGAGAAGCAATTTACAAACTCAGCTGTGAAAAAATGGCTGGACGAGCTTAAAGATGCTGTTTATGTTGCAGATGACCTTCTGGATGAGATTGCCACGGAAGCTAAATTTCAAACTCGCACTAAAAAGGTATGGCACTCCATTTCTACTTTATTTGACAAAACGATACAGTCAAAGCTAGAAAACGTTCTAGGTATATTACAAATACTCATAGAACAAACGAAGGTCCATAATCTGAAAGAGGTTGCCGATCGAGTACCACTACCACCACGACAATTAACAACTTCTTGTCCTGAAGAATATGGTGTGTATGGTAGAGATATTGATAAGGAGGAGATATTTAAGAAGTTGCAATTAGATAATGCAAGTGGTGATGAGATATGTGTTGTTCCTATAGTGGGCATGGGTGGGGTTGGTAAAACAACCCTTGCTCGGCTTGTATATAATGACAACCGAGTAAAGGAGAATTTTGATCTCAAagcatgggtttgtgtttcagACTCATTTGATGGTTTTAGAATAGCAAAAACTATTCTTGAAGAGATCACTTTGTCTAAATGTGACATTAGCTTGAATTTGTTACAAATTAGAATAAGAGAGAGCTTAAAGGGAAAGAAGTTTCTCCTTGTTTTAGATGATGTTTGGAATGAGAGTTATATTGCTTGGGATGAGTTCCTTACGATGTTTAGATGTGAGGCAAAAGAGATCAAAATCATTATTACAACACGTAGTGAAATTGTGGCGTCAATTGTGCACCCAATTTCAGTTCATCATCTAATGCAATTGTCTGAAGAAGAATGTTGGTTGCTATTTGCAAAGCATGCATTTAAAAATGGAAAATCGAGTGAAAATTTAGATATAGAACTAATTGGTAGAGAAATTGTTCGTAAGTGTAAAGGCTTGCCTTTAGCTGCAAAAGCACTTGGGGGTATGTTGCAGTCTACACAAGACCAAAGAGAGTGGAATCATATTTTGGAGAGTGATATATGGGATCTACCAGGAGGTGAAAGTTCTATCCTTCCAGCTCTAAGATTGAGCTACAACTACCTCCCATCACATTTGAAACGATGCTTTACTTATTGCTCAATCTTTCCAAAGGATTATGAATTTTCAAAGGAGGAGTTAGTCTTGTTGTGGATGGCAGAAGATTTATTGTTGAAACCCAAGGGAAATGAAAGTATGGAAGAAATAGGTGAGCAATACTTTAATGAGCTAATATCAAGGTCGTTTTTTCAACAATCAAATAATGATGAACCATGTTTCATAATGCATGACCTTTTTAATGACTTAGCAAAATTTATATCTGGAGAATTTTGTTTTAGGCAGGAGATTGATAATTCACgtgaaattacaaaaaaaatgcgTCATTTGTCATATTTTCGAACTGAATTTGATGTCCCTAAGAAATTTGAGGTGTCTTATGAAGCCAAGAATTTGCGAACCTTCTTGGGACTAGAATTGCCATCTATGTCATTTATTCgatataataatatatcaacAGTGGAGGTAAACAAATTGTTGTGCACATTTAAGTGTTTACGAGCATTATCATTGTCTCTCTATGGATTATTAGCTGTGTTACCTGATTCTGTTGGAAATTTGAAACATCTTCGCTATTTGGATCTTAATGGCACCTGGATCAAAGGCTTGCCTGATTCTGTGTGTGGTTTGTATAATTTGCAAACCTTGTTATTGAGGAATTGTTGTTCTCTTATAGAGTTGCCAAACAACTTGGGAAGACTTGTGAACTTACGTCACCTAGATATAAGAGGGACCCATTTGAAAGGGATGCCAATGCACATGGGTAAATTGAGAAGTCTCCAAAATTTAAGTGATTTTTATGTGGGAAAAGGAGAACATAGTGGGAGTAACATTAAAGAGTTGGGAGAGCTTCCACATCTTTCTGGATCATTGTGTATATCAAACTTGGAAAACGTTTGTCAAACAAGAGATGCAAAGGAGGTTAATTTGAAGGATAAGAAGGGCTTGTCAGAGTTGAAGTTGAAATGGGAAAGAGATCATGAGAACTATGATTCAGAACATGAAAGAGATGTGCTTGAGCAGTTGTGTCCTCATACGAACTTGAAATCTCTCTCTATCATATCTTATTATGGTGCAGAATATCCAAGTTGGTTAGGAGCATGTTCATTCTCTAATATGGTGTCCCTAAAGCTTGACGATTGTAGATACTGTTCCTCCTTGCCTCCACTTGGGCCGCTACCTACCCTTGAAAAATTATCATTTGAAAGGATGCTAGAGTGGAAGGAATGGTTTACAAATGAAGGCGGAGTTTTCCCAACCCTCCGAGAGCTTCGCATTATCGAATGTCCCAAGCTTACGGGAAATCTGCCCAGTTTACTTCCTTCTTTAAGTGTAATTGAAATTAGAGATTGTCCCCAGCTTGTTGCTTCACTTCCTAGTCCTTCGGCTCTCCATGAATTGGCCTTGACAAATTGTGATATGGTGGTGTTGAAGGAATTATCTCCTAAGCTGCAAAGTCTTGGAATTGGAGGATGCCACGTGACTCTCCTTGAGGGTGGTCTACCCACTACTTTAAAAACACTTCAAATCAATGGAGTACTTCAGTTGCCTGGGAGCCATTACTATCCATCAATTGAGAGCTTGAAGGTAAATAAAGGTCCTGGTTCACTTTGGTCTTTACCATTAGAgtttttcccaaaactcaaATCTATCGAAATTTCGCATTCTGATAATCTTGAATCTCTTTCGGCATCAGATAAATCTGTCTTGGATCTAACTTCTCTCACTAAATTGACCATCCGGTTCTGCCCTAATTTTGTATCCTTTCCCAGCGGGGGATTGTGCGCCCCAAATTTGACACAGATTACTATTTCTTTCTGTGAAAAGTTAAAGTCACTTGCTGAAGGTATGCACACCCTCCTCCCATCTCTTCTATATTTGGAGTTGAGGGACTGTCCAGAACTGGAATCATTTCCTGAAGGGGGTTTGCCCTCCAATTTACAAATACTTGAAATCAATTGGTGCGACAAACTCTTTCTCAGACGCATGGAGTGGGGTTTACAGAGTCTTCACTCTCTCAGAGAAATTGAAATTTCGTATCACGGCAGAGAAGTGGGTTCCTTTCCGGAGGAGGCGTGGTTGCCCCCTTCTCTTATCCGCCTCAACATTGTATTTCCACAGCTAACATCACTCAATGGTAGGGGGTTTCAACACCTTACCTTGCTTAAACAGTTGGAGATTTGGGTCTGCCATAAACTCCAGTGCTTACCAGAAGAGGGCTTTCCCGCCTCCCTTTCATTTCTAGATATTTATGAGTGTCCTTTGCTAGAAAAACGGTATCGGagaaagaatggaaaagaatggcgCAAAATTTCTCATATCCCCATCATAAGGATTGACAATGTAGTCATCACATAA